In the genome of Dehalococcoidia bacterium, the window TCTTTCGCAAGACGTTCGACAAAGGGCGATTGGAGTCCTACGCGCCGCAGTTGCCAACGCAGCGGCTTCACCCGTCTGCGTTCCACAATACGTTGCTCCTCACGGTTCCTCTGTGCTAGCATGACGCCACACTCCGCGCCAGAGGTGACGCCATGGACTTCTGCTTCACATCCGAGCAGGACGCCTTCCGCAAGGAGATCCGCGACTTCCTCGATGCCGAACTGACCACCGAGATGCGGCGGGAGATGGCCGAGCGCCCGGAGGAGGGCGGCTTCTCACCGGAGTTCTCCCGCAAGCTCGCCCGGAAGGGGCTGATAGGCGTGGCGTGGCCCAGGGAGTACGGCGGCAAAGGCATGGGGTACATCGAGCGGCTCATCTACAATGAGGAGATGACATACGCGCAGGCCCCGGTCCGCTTCCACCACATGTCGGAGCGGCAGATGGGGCCGAGCATCATCCTGTACGGCACGGAGGAGCAGAAGAAGGAGTTCCTGCCGCGCATCACCGCCGGCGATCTCTGCTTCTGCGCCGGCTACACCGAGCCGGGCGCAGGCTCCGACCTCGCCTCGCTGCAGGCGCGCGCCGTGCTGGACGGCGATGACTTCGTGGTCAACGGCCAGAAGACCTACACCAGCGGAGCGCACATGGCCCAGTACATATGGCTGGCCTGCCGCACGAACCCGGACGTCCCCAAGCACAAAGGCGTCAGCGTGCTCATCGTGGACATGCAGTCGCCGGGCCTCACCGTCCGCCCGCTCATCACCATGTCCGGAGGCCGCTTCAGCGAGGTCTTCTTCGACAACGTGCGCGTGCCGCGCCGCAACCTCGTCGGCGAGCTGAACCAGGGCTGGTACATCGTCGCCTCAAACCTCGACTTCGAGCGGTCGGGCATCGAGCGCGTCGCCGCCAACGCGCTGCTGTTCGAGAAGCTGGTAGCGTACGTACGCGCGGCCACGGTGAACGGACGGCGGCTGGCGGACGACCCGCTGGTGCGGGCGCGCCTGGCGGAGACGGCCATCGAGTTCCAAGTGGGCCAGCGGCTGGCGTACCGCGTGGCGTGGCTGATGAGCCAGGGCAAGCACCCCAACCACGAGGCGTCCATGTCTAAGGTGTTCGGCAGCGAGCTGAGCCAGCGTGTGACCGCCATTGCCCTACAGGTGATGGGCCTCGCCGGGCAACTGGGGCCGGGTTCGCGCTGGGCGCCGCTGGACGGCACGTTCCTCAGCCCCTTCCTGGGCGCCGTGTCCGACACCATCCGCGGCGGCACGTCCGAAGTCCAGCGCAACATCATCGCGTCGCGCGGACTGGGCCTCCCCAGGGCCTAGCGCGGCCCCCGCGGTGACCCGCGCCCCAGGGCAATCGCGCGGTATTCTCCTAAA includes:
- a CDS encoding acyl-CoA dehydrogenase family protein, which translates into the protein MDFCFTSEQDAFRKEIRDFLDAELTTEMRREMAERPEEGGFSPEFSRKLARKGLIGVAWPREYGGKGMGYIERLIYNEEMTYAQAPVRFHHMSERQMGPSIILYGTEEQKKEFLPRITAGDLCFCAGYTEPGAGSDLASLQARAVLDGDDFVVNGQKTYTSGAHMAQYIWLACRTNPDVPKHKGVSVLIVDMQSPGLTVRPLITMSGGRFSEVFFDNVRVPRRNLVGELNQGWYIVASNLDFERSGIERVAANALLFEKLVAYVRAATVNGRRLADDPLVRARLAETAIEFQVGQRLAYRVAWLMSQGKHPNHEASMSKVFGSELSQRVTAIALQVMGLAGQLGPGSRWAPLDGTFLSPFLGAVSDTIRGGTSEVQRNIIASRGLGLPRA